A window of Pseudodesulfovibrio hydrargyri contains these coding sequences:
- a CDS encoding SIR2 family protein, translating into MNIKTVNVNILKQHLQMGINLFLGSGFSIYAKDGNGTPLPTGKPLCEELLVHFNQKKLEGMDLSRVCKILESSNRAALIKFLRRRFDVSTIDTRYELIKKVTIKRIFTTNIDNLINKLFEDDTKHYINDVTIQGPSISDKNAIDYIPLHGSITRDSKLVFNPFDLASDFSTDRDKWHFFTEALQRHPTLFIGYGMNDAGVLEALTPETVRGRELKDRWILLQDSDEFDQEELYFEALGFKVIKGDLENFFEFLQEIDIKDSPELAIGATDIVFKEEIPHPDEVPVRPIKEFYLGAAPLWADIFSGKICKTKHYDTIVDNIIAKRNVIILGIPVSGKTTLLMQVASSFQTNCKKLFYDSISEEKAKLVLRKLNGAPALIFIDNFSDDMNAIDIFSKARNIQLVAADRDYNFDIVSHRIDQRQFKIINATPLNEFDMQAIYNNIPDNVRMDQYKLPRVEDGVDPSIFEVVESNTIFPVVRERFSNMLKDLSSQKKLHDLLVMCCYVHSCRTPVSFDMAYSFLRDYVTGYQEVYSLLDSIGSLVIDFSGEYQLRDGEQDHFIPRSSIFSNTILAIISSNDLKSVITRFHTEVTPYRICRYDIFKRRAYDANLISRAFNNWIEGRDFYININSRDESPFVLQQGALYLSNKNKFKESFSWIDDALVLSKNKIFSIRNTHAVILFKANINIDDDSKTVRSTLNQSMEILSECYLSDKRKVYHALTFADFALKYNDKYGDEQSQEYMKKAYEWLQREHKAQPWHRGISRLYRLYSVRMTRT; encoded by the coding sequence ATGAATATCAAAACTGTAAATGTTAACATCTTGAAGCAGCACCTACAAATGGGAATTAATCTTTTTTTAGGTTCTGGCTTCTCAATATATGCAAAAGATGGCAACGGAACTCCTCTACCAACAGGGAAACCTCTTTGCGAAGAGCTTCTTGTACATTTTAATCAAAAAAAATTAGAAGGAATGGATTTAAGTCGTGTTTGCAAGATATTAGAATCATCAAATAGGGCCGCCTTAATTAAATTTTTGAGAAGAAGATTTGATGTAAGTACCATAGACACAAGATATGAGTTAATTAAAAAGGTTACAATAAAGAGAATTTTCACGACAAATATTGACAATCTTATAAACAAACTTTTTGAAGACGACACAAAACACTATATCAACGACGTGACGATTCAGGGGCCTAGCATTTCAGATAAAAATGCTATTGATTATATACCACTTCATGGCTCAATCACAAGGGACTCAAAATTAGTTTTTAACCCATTTGATCTTGCATCAGACTTTAGCACTGATCGTGATAAATGGCATTTCTTTACAGAAGCACTGCAACGGCATCCAACATTGTTTATTGGTTATGGAATGAACGATGCTGGCGTACTTGAAGCCTTAACTCCTGAGACCGTAAGGGGTAGAGAACTTAAAGATAGGTGGATTCTGTTACAAGACAGTGATGAGTTCGACCAAGAAGAACTGTATTTTGAAGCATTGGGCTTTAAAGTGATTAAAGGAGATTTGGAGAATTTTTTTGAATTTCTTCAGGAAATTGATATTAAAGATTCGCCTGAATTGGCCATTGGAGCCACCGATATAGTTTTTAAAGAAGAAATCCCGCACCCAGATGAAGTTCCCGTCCGCCCAATTAAAGAATTTTACCTTGGAGCTGCACCACTATGGGCAGATATTTTTTCAGGTAAAATTTGTAAGACAAAGCACTACGACACCATAGTTGACAATATTATAGCAAAAAGAAACGTTATAATTTTGGGAATACCTGTTAGTGGGAAAACCACACTTCTCATGCAAGTTGCTAGTTCATTTCAAACAAACTGCAAAAAACTTTTTTATGATTCCATATCAGAAGAAAAGGCAAAGCTTGTATTAAGAAAGCTAAACGGTGCACCTGCTTTAATATTTATAGACAATTTTTCAGACGACATGAACGCGATTGATATCTTCTCTAAAGCGCGCAACATCCAATTAGTAGCTGCTGACAGAGACTACAACTTTGACATCGTATCACATAGAATTGATCAACGACAATTTAAAATAATTAATGCAACCCCACTTAACGAATTCGACATGCAGGCTATCTATAATAATATTCCAGATAATGTTAGGATGGACCAGTATAAATTACCTCGTGTCGAAGATGGAGTTGACCCATCAATTTTTGAAGTAGTTGAAAGCAACACTATCTTCCCTGTTGTTAGAGAGAGATTTTCCAACATGCTAAAGGATCTATCCTCTCAAAAAAAGTTGCACGACCTACTCGTTATGTGCTGCTATGTTCATTCATGTCGGACCCCCGTTTCCTTCGATATGGCGTACTCATTTTTAAGAGATTACGTTACAGGATACCAAGAGGTATACTCACTACTAGACTCAATCGGGTCCCTTGTTATTGACTTTTCTGGCGAATACCAGCTCAGAGATGGCGAGCAAGATCACTTCATCCCCAGGTCTTCTATATTTTCCAATACGATACTTGCTATAATCAGCTCCAACGACCTAAAATCCGTAATCACGCGATTTCACACAGAGGTCACGCCATACAGGATTTGCAGGTATGATATTTTTAAAAGGCGAGCATATGATGCCAATCTCATTTCACGAGCCTTTAACAACTGGATCGAAGGAAGAGATTTCTACATTAACATCAATTCTAGAGATGAATCACCATTTGTTTTACAGCAGGGCGCACTATACCTATCTAATAAAAATAAATTCAAAGAATCATTTTCATGGATTGACGATGCTTTAGTACTTAGCAAAAATAAAATTTTTTCCATTAGAAACACACATGCCGTCATACTATTTAAAGCAAACATCAATATTGACGATGACTCAAAAACAGTTAGATCAACTCTAAATCAAAGCATGGAAATTTTATCTGAATGCTACCTAAGTGACAAAAGAAAAGTTTATCATGCACTCACTTTTGCTGATTTTGCTCTTAAATATAATGATAAATATGGCGACGAGCAATCACAAGAGTACATGAAAAAAGCTTACGAATGGCTGCAAAGGGAACATAAGGCACAGCCTTGGCACAGAGGAATAAGTAGGCTTTATCGCCTTTATTCAGTCCGGATGACTCGAACATAA
- a CDS encoding PocR ligand-binding domain-containing protein: MTLKDLISEEDLAALQQELHDRFGLNADIMDGEGHRLLGNTWGNDLCRAIRNDEKGFGAICATAGQMFTQLLKKGEPFVEYCDAGMVRVSVPVKVKGEVVGAVGGCGLVPADEEVDGFTIGMMSGLDEAAIAERIRTVHAADEARLAEIQAFITKRLEALLP; this comes from the coding sequence ATGACGCTCAAGGATTTGATTTCGGAAGAGGACCTGGCCGCCCTGCAACAGGAGCTGCACGACCGTTTCGGCCTGAACGCGGACATCATGGACGGTGAGGGCCACCGGCTGCTCGGCAACACCTGGGGCAACGACCTGTGCCGGGCCATCCGCAACGACGAGAAGGGGTTCGGGGCCATCTGCGCCACGGCCGGGCAGATGTTCACCCAGCTGCTCAAGAAGGGCGAGCCGTTCGTCGAATACTGCGACGCGGGCATGGTTCGCGTCAGCGTGCCCGTGAAGGTCAAGGGCGAGGTCGTGGGCGCGGTGGGCGGCTGCGGCCTGGTGCCCGCCGACGAGGAGGTGGACGGGTTCACCATCGGCATGATGAGCGGCCTGGACGAGGCGGCCATCGCCGAGCGGATCAGGACCGTGCACGCGGCGGACGAGGCGCGCCTGGCCGAGATTCAGGCGTTCATCACCAAACGGCTGGAGGCGCTGCTGCCCTAG
- a CDS encoding ATP-binding protein — protein MMLKVNERVFPGVASAAIRAVLAALFVLCLAAPARAARGVASAWAAQAWAGPQVLLISSYHPGFPTFFRQIEGIESVLEPAGVDLDVEYMDSKRFNSPEDVRDFRHMLADKLARLPRYDLILTADDNALRFALDNRGILFPDTPVVFFGVNDQPLAHSMNDDDRVTGVIEAVSMEETLRAAFTLQPGLRTVYALVDGTTSARADLLTYLSMRSAFPDRNLAVLSLTDLTWAGLAERTRALGPADAILLLSAYRDAAGATVSFDEGLKRILTNTRVPVYDLWEHGLNLGAIGGKIISHFEQGRMAARMGLAILGGTPVRHLPVIEGNEANRYIFDYRVLARFGIDPDALPEGSRVLNSPDSLWSAHTVELSLAAGAMVAMTVLVLLLLAYVSRLRRARIGLRESEERLQMSLEATSDGLWDWCMDPEKVYFSPGYFTMLGYEVDAFPHAVASWLELLHPDDREAARDVVTAHAESGREFRTEFRLRNASGGWTWVMARGKTIDWTRDGRPRRVVGTHTDITDRKRFEERLVQAKEAAEAANRVKDEFIANISHEVRTPLNGVMGMLQLLQTAGLNAEQRELVDTALHSSRNLLRVLNDLLDFSKIQAGKLDIREAPFDLTGLVAESLDFFKLQAVDKDLKLTADIDPSARKNYLGDAGRIRQILFNLVGNAVKFTDKGAITVEVCELWHPEPGRKRLLVTVRDTGIGIAEKDLSRIFAPFSQVDGSLTRAYQGTGLGLPIVSKLVRLMGGNCEVDSEPGKGTAIRFFLSVGDAGGAEAENASAPGPDADRPLRLLLVEDERVNRVMARRLLERMGHTVAEAENGRDCLTRLRDHPFDAVLMDVQMPFLNGLDATRAIRTAPELAHVSTIPVIGLSAHAARHDRTRALEAGMNEYLVKPFEKSDLERALRKVVKAS, from the coding sequence ATGATGCTGAAGGTGAATGAGCGGGTTTTCCCGGGCGTCGCGTCCGCGGCCATCCGTGCCGTGCTGGCGGCGCTTTTCGTCCTCTGCCTCGCGGCGCCCGCCCGTGCCGCACGGGGCGTGGCTTCGGCCTGGGCGGCGCAGGCCTGGGCCGGTCCGCAGGTCCTGTTGATCAGTTCCTACCACCCCGGCTTTCCGACATTCTTCCGCCAGATCGAGGGCATCGAGTCGGTTCTCGAACCGGCGGGCGTGGACCTGGACGTGGAGTACATGGATTCCAAGCGGTTCAACTCGCCCGAGGACGTCCGCGACTTCCGCCACATGCTCGCCGACAAGCTGGCCCGGCTGCCCCGCTACGATCTCATCCTGACCGCCGACGACAACGCCCTGCGCTTCGCCCTGGACAACCGCGGGATCCTGTTTCCGGATACCCCGGTGGTATTCTTCGGGGTCAACGACCAGCCTCTGGCCCATTCCATGAATGACGACGACCGCGTCACCGGAGTCATCGAGGCGGTCTCCATGGAGGAAACCCTGCGGGCCGCCTTCACGCTCCAGCCCGGTCTGCGGACCGTGTACGCCCTGGTGGACGGAACCACCAGCGCAAGGGCGGACCTGCTGACCTACCTGTCCATGCGGTCCGCGTTCCCGGACCGGAACCTGGCCGTGCTCTCCCTGACCGACCTGACCTGGGCCGGGCTGGCCGAGCGGACCCGCGCCCTGGGCCCGGCGGACGCCATCCTTCTGCTCTCGGCCTACCGGGACGCAGCGGGCGCGACCGTGTCCTTCGACGAAGGGCTCAAGCGCATCCTGACCAACACGCGGGTCCCGGTCTACGATCTGTGGGAGCACGGCCTGAACCTGGGCGCCATCGGCGGCAAGATCATCTCCCACTTCGAGCAGGGCCGCATGGCCGCGCGCATGGGGCTGGCCATCCTCGGCGGCACGCCGGTCCGCCACCTGCCGGTGATCGAGGGCAACGAGGCCAACCGGTACATCTTCGACTACCGCGTGCTCGCGCGGTTCGGCATCGATCCGGACGCTCTGCCCGAGGGCAGCCGGGTCCTGAATTCCCCGGATTCCCTGTGGAGCGCACACACGGTGGAGCTCTCCCTGGCCGCGGGCGCGATGGTCGCCATGACCGTGCTGGTCCTTTTGCTCCTGGCCTACGTGTCGCGCCTGCGCCGGGCCCGCATCGGCCTGCGCGAGAGCGAGGAGCGGCTGCAGATGTCCCTGGAGGCCACCAGCGACGGCCTGTGGGACTGGTGCATGGACCCGGAAAAGGTCTATTTCAGCCCCGGCTACTTCACCATGCTCGGCTATGAGGTCGATGCCTTCCCGCACGCCGTCGCATCCTGGCTTGAACTGCTTCATCCCGACGACAGGGAGGCGGCCCGCGACGTGGTGACCGCCCACGCGGAGTCCGGCCGGGAGTTCCGCACCGAGTTCCGGCTGCGCAACGCGAGCGGGGGCTGGACCTGGGTCATGGCCCGGGGCAAGACCATCGACTGGACCCGGGACGGCCGCCCCCGGCGCGTGGTCGGCACGCACACGGACATCACCGACCGCAAGCGGTTCGAGGAGCGGCTGGTTCAGGCCAAGGAGGCGGCCGAGGCGGCCAACCGGGTCAAGGACGAGTTCATCGCCAACATCAGCCACGAGGTGCGCACCCCGCTCAACGGGGTCATGGGCATGCTCCAGCTGTTGCAGACCGCGGGCCTGAACGCCGAGCAGCGGGAGCTCGTGGACACGGCCCTGCATTCCTCGCGCAACCTGTTGCGCGTGCTCAACGACCTCCTGGACTTCAGCAAGATCCAGGCGGGCAAGCTGGACATCCGCGAGGCCCCCTTCGACCTGACCGGGCTGGTGGCCGAAAGCCTCGATTTCTTCAAGCTCCAGGCGGTCGACAAGGACCTGAAGCTCACGGCGGACATCGATCCCTCGGCCCGGAAAAACTACCTGGGCGACGCCGGGCGCATCCGCCAGATCCTCTTCAACCTGGTGGGCAACGCGGTCAAGTTCACGGACAAGGGGGCCATCACCGTGGAGGTCTGCGAGCTGTGGCATCCCGAGCCCGGCCGCAAGCGGCTGCTCGTCACCGTGCGCGACACCGGCATCGGCATCGCCGAAAAGGACCTGTCGCGCATCTTCGCTCCGTTCTCGCAGGTGGACGGCTCCCTGACCCGGGCCTACCAGGGCACGGGGCTGGGCCTGCCCATCGTCAGCAAGCTGGTCCGGCTCATGGGCGGCAACTGCGAGGTGGACAGCGAGCCGGGCAAGGGCACGGCCATCCGCTTCTTCCTGTCCGTGGGGGACGCCGGTGGGGCCGAGGCCGAGAACGCGTCCGCCCCGGGGCCGGACGCCGACCGCCCCCTGCGCCTGCTCCTGGTGGAGGACGAGCGCGTCAACCGGGTCATGGCCCGCCGCCTGCTGGAGCGCATGGGCCACACCGTGGCCGAGGCCGAAAACGGCCGGGACTGCCTGACCCGGCTGCGCGACCACCCCTTCGACGCCGTGCTCATGGACGTCCAGATGCCCTTTCTCAACGGCCTGGACGCCACCCGCGCCATCCGCACGGCCCCGGAACTCGCCCACGTCTCGACCATCCCCGTCATCGGCCTCTCGGCCCACGCCGCCCGCCACGACCGCACCCGCGCCCTGGAGGCGGGCATGAACGAGTATTTGGTCAAGCCGTTTGAGAAGTCGGACTTGGAGCGGGCGTTGCGGAAAGTGGTGAAAGCCAGCTGA